In Pseudomonas alcaliphila JAB1, a single window of DNA contains:
- the thrS gene encoding threonine--tRNA ligase: MPIITLPDGSQRSFDHPVSVLEVAQSIGAGLAKATLAGRVNGKQVDACDVIDTDATLQIITPKDEEGLEIIRHSCAHLVGHAVKQLYPNAKMVIGPVIDEGFYYDIAIDRPFTPEDMAAIEKRMAELIEKDYDVIKKMTPRAEVIELFKSRGEEYKLRLIDDMPDETAMGLYFHEEYVDMCRGPHVPNTRFLKAFKLTRISGAYWRGDSKNEQLQRIYGTAWADKKQLAAYIQRIEEAEKRDHRRIGKQLDLFHLQEEAPGMVFWHPNGWTVYQVLEQYMRQVQRENGYVEVRTPQVVDRILWERSGHWSNYAENMFTTASENRDYAVKPMNCPCHVQIFNQGLKSYRDLPLRLAEFGACHRNEPSGALHGIMRVRGFVQDDAHIFCTEDQVKKEAADFIKLTLQVYADFGFSDIAMKLSTRPAKRVGSDELWDRAEGALAEALNESGLAWEYQPGEGAFYGPKIEFTLRDCLGRNWQCGTLQYDPNLPERLDASYIAEDNNRKRPVMLHRAILGSFERFIGMLIEHYAGSFPAWLAPTQAVIMNITDKQADFAREVEKTLNQSGFRAKVDLRNEKIGFKIREHTLLKVPYLLVIGDREVETRSVAVRTREGVDLGSMPIEQFASQLQQAVSRRGRQDLE; the protein is encoded by the coding sequence ATGCCCATCATTACTCTTCCCGACGGCAGTCAGCGTTCGTTCGATCATCCGGTATCCGTGCTGGAGGTCGCGCAATCCATTGGTGCGGGTCTGGCCAAGGCCACCCTTGCTGGCAGGGTAAACGGCAAGCAGGTCGATGCCTGTGACGTGATCGATACCGATGCCACCTTGCAGATCATTACGCCGAAGGACGAAGAGGGGCTGGAGATCATCCGTCACTCCTGTGCCCACCTGGTTGGGCATGCGGTCAAGCAGCTGTACCCGAACGCCAAGATGGTGATCGGGCCGGTCATTGACGAAGGCTTCTATTACGATATCGCCATCGATCGTCCCTTCACGCCGGAAGACATGGCGGCCATTGAAAAGCGCATGGCCGAGTTGATCGAGAAGGACTACGACGTCATCAAGAAGATGACGCCGCGTGCCGAGGTCATCGAGCTGTTCAAGTCGCGTGGCGAGGAATACAAGCTGCGTCTGATCGACGACATGCCGGACGAAACGGCTATGGGGCTGTATTTCCATGAAGAATACGTCGACATGTGCCGTGGCCCGCACGTGCCGAACACGCGCTTTCTCAAGGCGTTCAAGCTGACCCGCATTTCCGGTGCCTACTGGCGTGGCGACTCGAAAAACGAGCAGCTGCAGCGTATCTACGGCACTGCCTGGGCGGACAAGAAGCAGCTGGCTGCCTATATCCAGCGTATCGAAGAGGCAGAGAAGCGCGATCACCGTCGCATCGGCAAGCAGCTGGATTTGTTCCATCTGCAGGAAGAAGCACCGGGCATGGTGTTCTGGCACCCCAATGGCTGGACCGTCTATCAGGTGCTGGAGCAGTACATGCGCCAGGTGCAGCGTGAGAACGGCTACGTGGAAGTGCGCACGCCGCAGGTGGTCGACCGCATCCTCTGGGAGCGCTCTGGGCACTGGTCCAACTACGCCGAGAACATGTTCACCACGGCTTCGGAAAACCGCGACTATGCGGTCAAGCCGATGAACTGCCCGTGCCACGTGCAGATCTTCAACCAGGGCCTGAAGTCCTACCGCGACCTGCCGCTGCGCCTCGCCGAGTTCGGTGCTTGCCATCGCAACGAGCCGTCCGGCGCGCTGCACGGCATCATGCGCGTGCGTGGCTTCGTGCAGGACGATGCGCACATCTTCTGTACCGAGGATCAGGTCAAGAAGGAAGCGGCCGATTTCATCAAGCTGACCCTGCAGGTCTATGCGGACTTCGGCTTCAGCGATATCGCCATGAAGCTTTCGACCCGTCCTGCCAAGCGCGTGGGCTCCGACGAGCTGTGGGATCGCGCCGAAGGCGCGCTGGCCGAAGCGCTGAATGAATCCGGCCTGGCCTGGGAATATCAGCCGGGTGAGGGCGCCTTCTACGGTCCGAAGATCGAGTTCACCCTGCGTGACTGTCTGGGGCGTAACTGGCAGTGCGGTACGCTGCAGTACGATCCGAACCTGCCTGAGCGTCTGGATGCCAGCTACATCGCCGAAGACAACAACCGCAAACGCCCGGTCATGTTGCACCGCGCGATCCTCGGTTCGTTCGAGCGTTTCATCGGTATGCTGATCGAGCACTACGCCGGTTCCTTCCCGGCTTGGCTCGCTCCGACCCAGGCAGTGATCATGAATATCACCGACAAGCAGGCCGATTTTGCCCGTGAAGTCGAGAAAACTCTCAATCAAAGCGGTTTTCGTGCCAAGGTTGACTTGAGAAACGAAAAGATCGGCTTTAAAATCCGCGAGCATACCTTGCTCAAGGTTCCCTATCTCTTGGTTATTGGAGATCGGGAAGTCGAGACTCGATCCGTTGCTGTCCGTACTCGTGAAGGCGTCGATCTGGGCTCTATGCCCATCGAGCAGTTCGCCTCTCAGTTGCAGCAAGCGGTTTCCC
- a CDS encoding FAD-binding oxidoreductase: MAHTAYPQSYYAASANPVPQRPALQGEVETDVCIIGAGYTGLSTALFLLENGFKVSIVEAAKVGFGASGRNGGQIVNSYSRDIDVIERTVGPKQAQLLGQMAFEGGRIIRERIAKYDIQCDLKDGGVFAALTSKQMGHLESQKKLWERYGHTQLELMDAKRIREVVATENYIGGMLDMSGGHIHPLNLALGEAAAVESLGGVIYEQSPATRIERGAKPVVHTPEGRIKAKFVVVAGNAYLGNLVPELASKSMPCGTQVITTEPLSDEVAASLLPQDYCVEDCNYLLDYYRLTGDKRLIYGGGVVYGARDPANIEAIIRPKMLKTFPQLKNVKIDFAWTGNFLLTLSRLPQVGRIGDNIYYSQGCSGHGVTYTHLAGKVLAEALRGQAERFDAFAGLPHYPFPGGRLFQVPFSAIGAWYYTLRDKLGV; the protein is encoded by the coding sequence ATGGCGCACACGGCATATCCACAATCCTATTACGCCGCTTCAGCCAACCCCGTCCCGCAACGCCCTGCTCTGCAAGGTGAGGTGGAGACCGATGTGTGCATCATCGGTGCGGGCTACACCGGCCTGTCCACTGCACTGTTCCTGCTGGAGAACGGTTTCAAGGTGAGCATCGTCGAAGCGGCCAAGGTCGGCTTTGGTGCATCGGGCCGCAACGGCGGCCAGATCGTCAATAGCTACAGCCGAGACATCGACGTGATCGAACGCACGGTCGGCCCCAAGCAGGCGCAATTGCTTGGGCAGATGGCTTTCGAGGGTGGCCGCATCATCCGTGAGCGCATCGCCAAATACGACATCCAGTGCGACCTGAAGGACGGTGGCGTATTCGCCGCGTTGACCAGCAAGCAGATGGGCCACTTGGAATCGCAGAAGAAACTCTGGGAGCGCTACGGCCACACCCAGCTGGAACTGATGGACGCCAAGCGCATTCGCGAAGTGGTTGCTACCGAGAACTATATCGGCGGGATGCTGGACATGAGCGGTGGCCATATCCACCCACTGAATCTGGCCCTGGGCGAAGCCGCTGCAGTGGAGTCGCTGGGTGGCGTGATCTATGAACAGTCCCCGGCCACACGCATCGAGCGCGGCGCCAAACCGGTGGTGCACACCCCGGAAGGTCGCATCAAGGCCAAGTTCGTGGTCGTCGCAGGTAACGCCTACCTGGGCAATCTGGTGCCGGAGTTGGCGTCCAAGTCAATGCCGTGCGGCACGCAGGTGATCACCACCGAGCCGCTGTCCGACGAAGTGGCTGCCAGCCTGCTGCCGCAGGATTACTGCGTGGAAGACTGCAACTACCTGCTCGACTACTACCGCCTCACCGGCGACAAGCGCCTGATCTACGGCGGTGGCGTGGTCTATGGCGCACGCGACCCGGCCAACATCGAAGCGATCATCCGGCCGAAGATGCTCAAGACCTTCCCGCAGCTGAAGAACGTGAAGATCGACTTCGCCTGGACCGGCAACTTCCTGCTGACGCTTTCGCGCCTGCCGCAGGTCGGTCGCATCGGCGACAACATCTACTACTCGCAAGGCTGCAGCGGCCATGGCGTGACCTACACGCACCTGGCAGGCAAGGTTCTGGCCGAGGCGCTGCGTGGTCAGGCCGAGCGTTTCGATGCCTTCGCCGGCCTGCCGCACTACCCCTTCCCGGGCGGTCGCCTGTTCCAAGTACCATTCAGCGCTATCGGCGCCTGGTACTACACCCTGCGTGACAAGCTCGGCGTGTGA
- a CDS encoding PA2778 family cysteine peptidase — MLSPVGERLPERVELTDVPFFPQDAFQCGPAALATMLNQRGVLTTPGALKDKVYIPSREGSLQVEMVAAARNHEMLVYPLQPRLEAVLAEVAAGNPVLVLQNLAFDWYPQWHFAVVVGYDRRERTLILRSATTRRLEDSFNSFDRTWARGGRWAVVTLPPERLPAQADMQVWMKAANDLEQTGNAQPARRAYRRAAEAWPEQSLPWFALSNSRYADGDRKGAEQALRESLKREPGFAAGWFNLSQVLGEQGCAREAQQAQACAQRLAPDDERFAAPSKVGGSPGQCQALSVCP, encoded by the coding sequence GTGTTATCACCGGTGGGCGAGCGTTTGCCTGAGCGGGTGGAGCTCACCGATGTACCTTTCTTCCCTCAGGACGCCTTCCAGTGCGGGCCGGCTGCCTTGGCCACCATGCTCAATCAGCGTGGCGTGCTGACTACGCCCGGTGCGCTCAAGGACAAGGTCTATATCCCCAGCCGTGAAGGCAGTCTGCAGGTGGAGATGGTCGCCGCGGCGCGCAATCACGAGATGCTGGTGTATCCGCTGCAGCCACGCCTGGAGGCGGTGCTCGCCGAAGTGGCCGCCGGTAACCCGGTGCTGGTGCTGCAGAACCTGGCGTTCGACTGGTACCCGCAATGGCACTTCGCGGTGGTGGTGGGTTACGACCGTCGTGAGCGCACGCTGATTTTGCGTTCGGCCACCACGCGCAGGCTCGAAGACAGCTTCAACAGCTTCGACAGAACCTGGGCACGCGGTGGTCGCTGGGCGGTGGTCACCCTACCGCCGGAGCGCCTGCCGGCGCAGGCCGACATGCAGGTCTGGATGAAGGCCGCTAACGACCTTGAGCAAACTGGCAATGCCCAGCCGGCGCGGCGCGCCTATCGCCGCGCCGCCGAGGCTTGGCCGGAGCAGTCACTGCCATGGTTTGCCCTGAGCAACAGCCGCTACGCCGATGGTGACCGCAAGGGTGCCGAGCAGGCGTTGCGTGAGAGCCTGAAGCGCGAACCGGGGTTCGCTGCGGGTTGGTTCAACCTGTCGCAGGTGTTGGGTGAGCAGGGCTGTGCCCGTGAGGCGCAGCAGGCCCAGGCGTGCGCACAGCGTCTGGCGCCGGATGATGAGCGCTTCGCTGCGCCGTCGAAGGTCGGTGGTAGCCCTGGGCAGTGTCAGGCCTTGTCGGTCTGCCCATGA
- a CDS encoding PA2779 family protein: protein MTISMNPVMRRLAAITALFHLLLVVQIPAANAAMVGTHEVIAEQQHKVDQEQLMAMLDDEQVKEKLVSMGVDRDQVESRIASLTPAELAQFNQQLDQAPAGAGVVGIIVLFLVIFIITDMLCATNIFNFVKCINR from the coding sequence ATGACAATTTCCATGAACCCCGTTATGCGCCGTCTGGCAGCCATTACCGCGCTGTTTCACCTGCTGCTGGTGGTGCAGATTCCTGCCGCGAATGCGGCGATGGTCGGCACTCACGAGGTGATCGCCGAGCAGCAGCACAAGGTGGATCAGGAGCAGTTGATGGCCATGCTCGATGACGAGCAGGTGAAGGAAAAACTGGTGTCCATGGGCGTCGACCGTGATCAGGTCGAGTCGCGTATCGCCAGCCTGACCCCGGCCGAACTGGCGCAGTTCAACCAGCAACTGGATCAGGCGCCTGCAGGTGCGGGTGTGGTCGGCATTATCGTGTTGTTTCTGGTGATCTTCATCATCACTGATATGCTGTGCGCCACCAACATCTTCAATTTCGTCAAATGCATAAATCGCTGA
- a CDS encoding NahK/ErcS family hybrid sensor histidine kinase/response regulator produces MARRSDEALAGLLGLGSQSARKSHYPELLARLEELETERNRYKWLFEHAVHGIIQASLQDGVLAANPAMARMLGYDDPQQVLWSSDDLARHLFVGGFDELTLIRERLSQGQALLGYETRLRRRDGSTIDVLMNLLLKPEGEGVFEGFVADITERKQAQQRLQQLNDELERRVAARTFELLESNRNLQRQIEERERIELALREARDAAEAANRSKDKYLAAASHDLLQPLNAARLLISTLRERELPSAEQNLVERSHLALEGAEDLLADLLDISKLDQAAIKPDLDVYRLEELLAPLASEFESVASASGLRLRARIASYAVHTDFRLLTRILRNFLSNACRYTEQGGVLLGARRRGAFVELQVWDSGRGIAADQLDKIFLEFNQLEVGRAAERKGVGLGLAIVERIARMLGYPVQVRSLPGRGSVFSIRVPLAQEAPRRQVQSVAQSVLGNPLPGRRLLVIDNEVDILHSMAALLGQWGCEVVTAVDLPEALQRLQGRAPEVILADFHLDHGVLGCQVIQQLRDEFSRPIPALIISADRSDACRRELQALGAPLLNKPVKPGKLRAVLSQLLMEM; encoded by the coding sequence ATGGCGAGGCGCTCTGACGAAGCGCTGGCCGGGCTGCTGGGGCTCGGCAGCCAGTCGGCGCGCAAGAGCCATTACCCCGAGCTATTGGCGCGTCTGGAAGAGCTGGAAACCGAGCGCAACCGCTACAAGTGGCTGTTCGAGCACGCCGTGCACGGCATTATCCAGGCCAGCCTGCAGGACGGCGTGTTGGCGGCCAACCCGGCGATGGCGCGAATGCTCGGCTATGACGATCCGCAGCAGGTATTGTGGTCGTCGGACGATCTGGCCCGGCACCTGTTCGTTGGCGGCTTCGATGAGCTGACGCTGATTCGTGAGCGCCTGAGTCAGGGCCAGGCTTTGCTCGGCTACGAAACGCGCCTGCGCCGGCGCGATGGCAGCACCATCGACGTGCTGATGAACCTGCTGCTCAAGCCCGAAGGCGAGGGCGTTTTCGAAGGCTTCGTCGCCGATATCACCGAGCGCAAGCAGGCGCAGCAACGTCTGCAACAACTCAACGACGAACTGGAGCGCCGCGTCGCCGCACGCACCTTCGAGCTGCTCGAATCCAACCGCAATCTGCAGCGGCAGATCGAGGAACGTGAGCGTATCGAGCTGGCCCTGCGCGAGGCGCGCGACGCCGCCGAGGCAGCCAACCGCAGCAAGGACAAGTACCTGGCCGCGGCCAGCCACGACCTGCTGCAGCCACTCAACGCGGCGCGCCTGCTGATCTCCACATTGCGTGAGCGTGAACTGCCAAGCGCCGAGCAGAATCTGGTGGAGCGCAGCCACCTGGCGCTGGAAGGCGCTGAAGATCTGCTGGCCGACTTGCTGGATATTTCCAAACTGGATCAGGCCGCGATCAAGCCGGATCTCGATGTCTATCGCCTTGAAGAGCTGCTGGCGCCGCTGGCTTCGGAATTCGAAAGCGTGGCCTCGGCCAGTGGTTTGCGCTTACGGGCGCGAATTGCCAGTTATGCGGTGCATACCGATTTCCGCTTGCTGACGCGCATTTTGCGCAACTTCCTCAGCAATGCCTGCCGTTATACCGAGCAGGGCGGCGTGTTGCTCGGTGCACGGCGCCGTGGCGCATTCGTCGAGCTGCAGGTGTGGGACAGCGGCCGGGGCATTGCGGCCGATCAGTTGGACAAGATCTTTCTCGAGTTCAATCAGCTGGAGGTCGGGCGGGCGGCCGAGCGCAAGGGCGTCGGCCTGGGCCTGGCTATCGTCGAGCGTATCGCCCGCATGCTGGGCTACCCGGTGCAGGTACGCTCGTTGCCGGGGCGCGGTTCGGTGTTCAGCATCCGTGTGCCGCTGGCGCAGGAGGCTCCACGGCGTCAGGTGCAATCCGTGGCGCAATCGGTTCTCGGTAACCCCTTGCCGGGGCGGCGCCTGCTGGTGATCGACAACGAGGTGGACATCCTCCACAGCATGGCCGCGTTGCTCGGGCAGTGGGGCTGCGAGGTGGTGACGGCCGTTGATCTTCCCGAGGCGCTGCAGCGTCTGCAGGGCAGGGCGCCGGAAGTGATTCTGGCGGATTTTCACCTCGATCACGGGGTGCTTGGTTGCCAGGTGATTCAGCAACTGCGTGACGAATTTTCCAGGCCGATTCCGGCGCTGATTATCAGCGCCGATCGCAGCGATGCCTGTCGGCGCGAGCTGCAGGCGCTGGGTGCACCGCTGCTGAACAAACCGGTCAAACCAGGCAAGCTGCGTGCGGTGCTCAGCCAGCTTCTGATGGAAATGTGA
- the ercA gene encoding alcohol dehydrogenase-like regulatory protein ErcA encodes MSHDLSQLRKFVSPEIIFGAGSRHNVGNYAKTFGARKVLIVSDPGVVAAGWAGDIEASLQAQGIAYCLYTKVSPNPRVEEVMEGAELYRSEGCNVIVAVGGGSPMDCAKGIGIVVAHGRSILEFEGVDTIRVPSPPLILIPTTAGTSADVSQFVIISNQQERMKFSIVSKAVVPDVSLIDPETTLSMDPFLSACTGIDAMVHAIEAFVSTGHGPLTDPHALEAMRLINGNLVQMIANPGDIALREKIMLGSMQAGLAFSNAILGAVHAMSHSLGGFLDLPHGLCNAVLVEHVVAFNYSAAPERFKVIAETLGIDCRGLNHAQIRQRLVEHLIAFKHAMGFRETLSLHGVSTSDIPFLSSHAMDDPCILTNPRESTQRDVEVVYGEAL; translated from the coding sequence ATGAGCCACGATTTGAGTCAGCTGCGAAAGTTCGTTTCCCCCGAGATCATCTTCGGCGCCGGTTCCCGGCATAACGTCGGCAACTACGCCAAGACCTTCGGCGCACGCAAGGTGCTGATCGTTTCCGATCCCGGTGTGGTCGCCGCCGGCTGGGCCGGCGATATCGAGGCCAGCCTGCAGGCCCAGGGCATCGCCTACTGCCTGTACACCAAGGTCTCGCCCAACCCGCGGGTGGAAGAGGTGATGGAGGGCGCCGAGCTGTATCGCAGCGAGGGCTGCAACGTCATCGTCGCCGTCGGTGGCGGCAGCCCGATGGACTGCGCCAAGGGCATCGGTATCGTCGTCGCCCATGGCCGCAGCATTCTCGAATTCGAAGGCGTGGACACCATTCGCGTGCCCAGCCCGCCGCTGATCCTGATTCCGACCACCGCCGGTACTTCGGCAGACGTGTCGCAGTTCGTGATCATCTCCAACCAGCAGGAGCGGATGAAGTTCTCCATCGTCAGCAAGGCGGTGGTGCCGGATGTGTCGCTGATCGATCCGGAAACCACCCTGAGCATGGACCCCTTCCTCAGTGCTTGTACCGGCATCGACGCCATGGTGCATGCCATCGAGGCCTTCGTCTCCACCGGTCATGGTCCACTGACCGATCCGCACGCGCTGGAAGCCATGCGCCTGATCAACGGCAACCTGGTGCAGATGATCGCCAACCCCGGCGATATCGCCCTGCGCGAGAAGATCATGCTCGGCAGCATGCAGGCCGGCCTGGCCTTCTCCAACGCGATTCTCGGCGCCGTGCATGCCATGAGCCATAGTCTGGGGGGCTTCCTCGACCTGCCGCATGGCCTGTGCAACGCCGTGCTGGTCGAGCACGTGGTGGCGTTCAACTACAGCGCGGCGCCGGAGCGTTTCAAGGTCATCGCCGAAACCCTCGGTATCGATTGCCGTGGCCTCAACCATGCGCAGATCCGCCAGCGCCTGGTCGAGCACCTGATCGCCTTCAAGCACGCCATGGGCTTCCGCGAGACGCTCAGCCTGCATGGCGTCAGCACCTCGGACATTCCGTTTTTGTCCAGCCATGCCATGGACGACCCGTGCATCCTCACCAACCCGCGTGAATCGACCCAGCGTGACGTCGAGGTGGTGTATGGCGAGGCGCTCTGA